The genome window GCTCTTTTATTCTTCGTTCTTGTTGACGTTTTTTCCGCTTTTCTTCTTTATCTAATGCAAACTTCTCTTTATTAGGTTGTGGAGATGTTGTGGATAGTTGATCTTTTGTGCCTTGTTTCTCAAGTTCTTCGAGTTGAGCAAGCTCAAGTGTTTCCTGTTTCTTCGTTTGGTAATAATCGTAATCCCCTAGATATTCAGTAATTCCTTCATTAGAAAGTTCAAAAACTTGTGTGGCAATTCGATTGATGAAGAAACGGTCGTGAGATACAAATAGCAATGTACCTGGATAATCGATTAATGCATTTTCTAACACTTGCTTACTATCCAAATCTAAGTGGTTAGTTGGCTCATCTAAAATAAGGAAGTTTGCGTTTTGCATCATTAGTTTTGCAAGTGCCAGTCTTGCTTTCTCTCCACCGCTTAACGATTGTACATTTTTAAGCACATCATCCCCGCTAAAGAGAAAGTTTCCTAGAACATTTCGGATTTCTTTTTCTGCGTAATTTGGGTACTCGTCCCATAATTCATCTAACACGCGTTTATTCGATGTTAAATTAGCTTGTTCTTGGTCATAGTATCCAATTTTAACATGTGATCCATATTGAATCTCACCTGTTATTGGCTTTAATAGATTATTAATCGTTTTAATCAATGTAGATTTCCCAACACCATTAGGTCCTACGAGTGAAATGCTATCTCCGCGATTTATGGAGAAAGTTAACTTTTCTGATAGTGCTGTACTATTAGGGTAACCGATTGAAAGATCTCTTACCTTTAATACATCATTACCACTAATACGCTCAATATCAAAAGAGAAAGATGCGGCTTTCTCGGCACCTTGTGGAACATCAAGCCTTTCGATACGTTGGAGTTGTTTCCGTCTACTTTGCGCTCGTTTTGTAGTTGAAGCACGAGCAATGTTTTTTTGAATGAATTCTTCAGTTCGTGCAATTTCTTCTTGTTGCTTCTCAAATTGCTTCCATTCTCTCTCGAGTCGATTTGCTTTTTCTTCGAGATATTTGCTGTAATTTCCGTGATATTTTGTACTCTTCATTCGTGAGATTTCATACACTTGATTGACAACTCGATCGAGGAAATAGCGGTCATGAGAGACAATTAACAATGCACCTGGATAACTTTGTAAATATTGTTCTAGCCAAGATAGTGTTTCGATGTCTAGATGGTTAGTAGGCTCATCAAGAATGAGTAATTCTGGTTTCGTTAATAATAACTTAGCTAGACCTAGCCTTGTTTTTTGTCCGCCACTCAATGTTGATATTTGTGTACGATGATCATAGTCAGAGAAGTTCAAGCCATGTAAAACACTGCGAATATCTGCTTCATATTGGTATCCACCTTTATCCTTAAATTGAACTTGTAACGTATCATATTCTTCAAGTACCTTTTCATATTTTGTTGTTGAATTTAATAATTGAGGGTCTGCCATTTGACTTTCTAGTTCTCTCAATCGTCTCTCTAATAATTTTAATGGTTCAAATACGGTCATCATCTCATCCCAAATTGATAGATTAGATTCTAAGCCTGAGTTTTGAGCTAAGTATCCAATCGTTAAATCTTTGGGTTTAATGATTTCGCCCCCATCATGTGAATACTGTCCAGCAATTACTTTAAGGAGTGTCGATTTCCCTGCACCGTTCTTTCCAACAAGTGCAACGCGGTCGTTTGATTGTACTTCGAGTTTAATATTCGATAAAATAAGATCTGCACCGAAGTATTTGGTTAGATCATTTACTTGTAACAAAATCATATCCGTTCACCTCATCTTTATTACCGTAAGTGTATCGTAAGTTAAGATAGGGGAGCAAATATTATTTAATCGTTACAGACAGATGAGAGTTTTTAGTGTATTCTAATTGCAAAGAACTATATAGCTAGAGTTAGATGGAAGCGTTCACAAAATATTTTACAAGATAGAGTTAGAAGTGGGGGCTTGAGTAAACATGGACAATGAACAAAATAAAATTCCACAAGCAACAGCAAAGCGATTACCGTTGTATTATCGATTTATTAAAAATTTACAAGCATCAGGTAAAAAAAGAGTATCTTCTGCAGAACTTAGTGAAGCGGTGAAGGTAGATTCTGCCACAATTCGACGTGATTTCTCCTATTTTGGAGCATTAGGCAAAAAAGGTTATGGGTATAATGTGAATTATTTACTTTCGTTTTTTAGTGAAACATTAGATCAAGATGAATTGACAAAAGTCAGTTTGATTGGGGTCGGTAATTTAGGTACTGCATTCCTTCATTATAATTTTACAAAAAACAACAATACAAAAATTGAAATGGCGTTTGATATTCAGGCTGATAAGGTCGGTACAGAAATCGGTGGAGTGCCTATTTATCATTTAGATGAATTGGAAGATAGGTTAGAACAAGAGGGAATTACAGTCGCTATCTTAACAGTTCCAGCTCAAGTAGCTCAAATCATTGCTGATCGACTAGTAAATAAGGGTGTGAAAGGAATTCTTAATTTTACACCAGCACGTATACACGCACCTGAAGACATTCGAATACACCATATAGACTTGTCTGTGGAACTACAATCGTTAATATATTTTTTAAAGCATTATCCTCTAAGTGGTCAAAATGCTTAATTATTAATACTCATACTTGTGAATGCTTGATCAAAAGGGTTGAAAAAAATAAAGAGTCTCAGTTTTGATATCAAACTGAGACTCTTATTCTTTATCATAGATTAACCATTAGTAGGGAAAAACAAATCACCACTGGTTGAAGCTTAATTTCTTTGCTTCTCATTGTGTTTATTTTTGATGCGTTTATTTAAAAAATAAAATCGAATCGCAACACCGTAATCATAAGTAGCAACAAGCATTAAGATGACTGTACTGAAATTCCATACCGTTTCGTTAACACTCTCAATAGCAAGTACAGTG of Bacillus solimangrovi contains these proteins:
- a CDS encoding ABC-F family ATP-binding cassette domain-containing protein → MILLQVNDLTKYFGADLILSNIKLEVQSNDRVALVGKNGAGKSTLLKVIAGQYSHDGGEIIKPKDLTIGYLAQNSGLESNLSIWDEMMTVFEPLKLLERRLRELESQMADPQLLNSTTKYEKVLEEYDTLQVQFKDKGGYQYEADIRSVLHGLNFSDYDHRTQISTLSGGQKTRLGLAKLLLTKPELLILDEPTNHLDIETLSWLEQYLQSYPGALLIVSHDRYFLDRVVNQVYEISRMKSTKYHGNYSKYLEEKANRLEREWKQFEKQQEEIARTEEFIQKNIARASTTKRAQSRRKQLQRIERLDVPQGAEKAASFSFDIERISGNDVLKVRDLSIGYPNSTALSEKLTFSINRGDSISLVGPNGVGKSTLIKTINNLLKPITGEIQYGSHVKIGYYDQEQANLTSNKRVLDELWDEYPNYAEKEIRNVLGNFLFSGDDVLKNVQSLSGGEKARLALAKLMMQNANFLILDEPTNHLDLDSKQVLENALIDYPGTLLFVSHDRFFINRIATQVFELSNEGITEYLGDYDYYQTKKQETLELAQLEELEKQGTKDQLSTTSPQPNKEKFALDKEEKRKKRQQERRIKELEEQISEVEATLAEIAEQLCDPNVYEDYEKSQQLNEKNEHQEQLLLTLMEEWESLQEG
- a CDS encoding redox-sensing transcriptional repressor Rex; translated protein: MDNEQNKIPQATAKRLPLYYRFIKNLQASGKKRVSSAELSEAVKVDSATIRRDFSYFGALGKKGYGYNVNYLLSFFSETLDQDELTKVSLIGVGNLGTAFLHYNFTKNNNTKIEMAFDIQADKVGTEIGGVPIYHLDELEDRLEQEGITVAILTVPAQVAQIIADRLVNKGVKGILNFTPARIHAPEDIRIHHIDLSVELQSLIYFLKHYPLSGQNA
- a CDS encoding YdiK family protein, with product MRVTPLKMASFYIIMGILFTVLAIESVNETVWNFSTVILMLVATYDYGVAIRFYFLNKRIKNKHNEKQRN